The following proteins are encoded in a genomic region of Diadema setosum chromosome 10, eeDiaSeto1, whole genome shotgun sequence:
- the LOC140233814 gene encoding uncharacterized protein produces MNSSSIFTQKKPLRISTRVHPRKYQDRDLHKVPSENFSKRLMWRMSPCPCIRKLGTTCGDVLEYRDFETLIHPNWLNGKDYGHVFIIPSYVAVQWNVRGMAVQEGDPFKVQVGIYANQH; encoded by the exons ATGAATTCTTCTTCCATTTTTACCCAAAAGAAACCTCTGCGAATATCGACAAGAGTGCACCCCCGGAAATACCAAGACAGAGACCTACACAag GTGCCATCAGAAAACTTCTCCAAGAGATTGATGTGGAGAATGTCACCTTGCCCATGCATAAGAAAGCTCGGTACCACGTGTGGTGATGTATTGGAATACCGGGACTTTGAAACCCTCATACATCCCAATTGGTTGAACGGTAAG GACTATGGACATGTGTTCATCATACCCTCGTATGTTGCTGTACAGTGGAATGTCCGTGGAATGGCAGTTCAAGAAG GTGACCCTTTCAAAGTTCAAGTGGGCATTTATGCCAATCAACATTAG